Proteins encoded by one window of Bernardetia sp.:
- a CDS encoding DUF2339 domain-containing protein, with the protein MDDKNNPKKEPKDKQSEDNFDENDKFPNQNLNQIPKNLVPKRYTSAPKKTEHEESDLLKVAEGFREEIQETRSYLRRFDKEYEEFVKKDPIYHHLSQMSDLTIEDDELAQRIYKNKIKEYKGMREGARKTGDMVGRGRRVYLKVFGEDEQEAQERRAEPDARYQPKKATLQQQTRTLENIYSQSKKGLEEYLGENLLNKVGIIMLVVGIIMLINFGIDAGFIGNIGQLFIGFTVGGILVGLSHHQRNSSKTLSATYLVGGMIILYYSATLLFEYYSVGSQIWAYAINLLITLVAVVLAIAHDRKTLALVSIIGGYVTAFVVVGFETTNYFALFTYLLLLNIIALGIAYKKEWNIINIFTFFTSLLLFDIWVFLADFNVENNVSTALIFSTLYYVTFFLMNIVYSMGTRQRLKGFNYTMLLANVISYVVIIFYVLYQIDSLGYLGAFIFGLAVFNSIYSYLLYKSDSADVKLFYTVVGYTIAFFTIAIPLLVDKEYINVCFVFEGVILIWVGVRSQMSVFKTASMFLIGASIFVWFLDLYWSYENDLTRRFLLNGAVLSSLLTMVGLAFSIYLLKDEDEEEDIGFINIGMYTNFLGGFMLMILFFIGNLELIIHKANNFGSDDFRLILIGLFNIVYAVGVWQFAKTVKWNGVMQIMGGMVFLMTFVYLILVQPQAMDLLLEHIRTKSAESHWLTNSNALSQYLGHYINLFVTIFGLVLLARDVYYNDGDKSVVYATTIYILCFAVVAYSSLELRNTVVWLFYDMSDGVEAKEAILETNNQFGYPILWALLSIAAISLGLRYKIKEVRLFALILFVVLLIKFFLWDFWHMGRVEGIITFVIIGAILLRIGYKYNRLRKLIMEDELQEVYQNTPEVDEPREAPTGRISSERRPSHETKNRKSPNPNRNIGTPMSREDKQKERDELSDLPPPPPPRKEDRIDDDE; encoded by the coding sequence ATGGACGATAAAAATAATCCTAAAAAAGAGCCTAAAGACAAGCAAAGTGAAGATAATTTTGATGAGAATGATAAATTTCCCAATCAAAATCTAAATCAGATTCCCAAAAATCTTGTGCCAAAACGTTATACTTCTGCACCTAAAAAAACAGAACATGAGGAAAGCGACTTATTGAAAGTTGCTGAAGGCTTTAGAGAAGAAATACAGGAAACTCGTTCATATTTGCGTCGTTTTGATAAAGAATATGAAGAATTTGTAAAGAAAGACCCTATTTATCATCATCTTAGCCAGATGAGTGATTTGACTATTGAAGATGATGAACTTGCCCAACGCATTTATAAAAATAAAATAAAAGAATATAAGGGAATGCGAGAGGGCGCACGCAAGACAGGTGATATGGTTGGGCGAGGCAGAAGAGTATATTTAAAAGTTTTTGGAGAAGATGAACAAGAAGCACAAGAAAGAAGGGCAGAACCTGATGCCCGTTATCAGCCAAAAAAGGCTACACTACAACAACAAACTCGTACATTAGAAAATATTTATAGTCAGAGTAAAAAAGGTTTAGAAGAATATTTAGGAGAAAACTTGCTCAATAAAGTAGGGATTATTATGCTCGTCGTGGGTATAATTATGCTTATCAATTTTGGTATTGATGCTGGCTTTATTGGAAATATAGGACAGTTATTTATAGGCTTTACAGTAGGAGGAATTTTAGTCGGACTTTCACACCATCAACGAAACAGTAGCAAAACACTTAGTGCGACGTATCTAGTGGGTGGTATGATAATTCTTTATTATTCAGCCACGCTACTTTTTGAGTATTATTCTGTGGGTAGTCAGATTTGGGCGTATGCTATTAATCTACTTATTACTCTTGTGGCTGTTGTTTTGGCGATAGCACACGATAGGAAAACGCTTGCTTTAGTTTCGATTATAGGAGGATATGTTACAGCTTTTGTGGTGGTAGGCTTTGAGACAACAAACTATTTTGCCCTTTTTACCTACCTTTTACTACTCAATATTATTGCTCTAGGCATAGCTTACAAGAAGGAATGGAATATCATTAATATTTTTACATTTTTCACTTCCCTTCTTTTATTTGATATTTGGGTATTTTTGGCTGACTTTAATGTAGAAAATAATGTCAGTACAGCACTGATTTTCTCTACGCTTTACTATGTTACATTTTTCTTAATGAACATAGTGTACAGTATGGGAACTAGACAACGCTTAAAGGGATTCAATTACACCATGTTATTGGCAAATGTAATTTCTTATGTTGTCATTATTTTTTATGTCTTGTATCAGATTGATAGCTTAGGATATTTGGGAGCGTTTATTTTTGGCTTGGCAGTTTTCAACTCTATTTATTCTTACTTACTCTACAAGTCTGATAGTGCAGATGTCAAACTTTTTTATACTGTCGTGGGCTATACCATAGCATTTTTTACGATTGCTATTCCACTTCTAGTAGATAAAGAATATATCAATGTTTGTTTTGTTTTTGAAGGAGTAATCTTGATTTGGGTGGGAGTTCGTTCACAGATGAGTGTTTTCAAAACAGCTTCTATGTTCTTGATTGGAGCATCTATTTTTGTATGGTTTTTAGATTTATATTGGTCGTATGAAAATGATTTGACACGAAGGTTTTTACTCAATGGTGCCGTTTTGAGCAGTCTCTTAACGATGGTAGGACTTGCTTTTTCTATTTATCTATTAAAAGATGAAGACGAAGAAGAGGATATTGGATTTATTAATATAGGAATGTACACCAATTTTCTAGGTGGTTTTATGCTAATGATTTTATTCTTCATTGGCAACCTAGAGCTCATTATTCATAAGGCTAATAACTTTGGAAGCGATGATTTTAGATTGATTCTGATAGGTCTCTTCAATATTGTATATGCCGTAGGTGTTTGGCAGTTTGCCAAGACAGTAAAGTGGAATGGTGTAATGCAGATTATGGGAGGAATGGTTTTTCTCATGACTTTTGTTTATTTAATACTGGTACAGCCTCAAGCAATGGACTTGCTCTTAGAACATATCCGTACAAAATCGGCTGAATCACACTGGCTTACTAATAGCAATGCACTTTCTCAATATTTAGGACATTATATCAATCTTTTTGTAACCATATTTGGTTTAGTCTTGCTTGCTCGTGATGTGTACTACAATGATGGAGATAAGTCTGTGGTCTATGCTACTACAATTTATATTCTCTGTTTTGCTGTGGTGGCATATTCATCTTTAGAACTGCGAAATACTGTTGTTTGGCTTTTCTATGATATGAGTGATGGTGTGGAAGCTAAAGAAGCCATTTTAGAAACAAATAATCAATTTGGGTATCCTATTTTATGGGCTTTGTTATCGATAGCTGCTATTTCTTTAGGGTTGAGGTACAAAATAAAAGAAGTGCGTTTGTTTGCTCTGATTTTGTTTGTTGTCTTATTAATTAAGTTTTTCTTGTGGGATTTTTGGCACATGGGAAGAGTAGAAGGCATTATTACTTTTGTGATTATTGGCGCAATACTGCTCAGAATTGGTTACAAATATAATCGTCTTAGAAAACTAATTATGGAAGATGAGCTGCAAGAAGTGTATCAAAACACGCCAGAAGTAGATGAACCTAGAGAAGCTCCAACAGGGCGTATTTCTTCTGAAAGACGACCTTCACATGAAACCAAAAACAGAAAAAGCCCTAATCCTAACCGAAACATAGGTACACCAATGAGCAGAGAGGATAAACAAAAAGAGCGAGATGAACTATCAGATTTGCCACCACCTCCACCTCCTCGCAAGGAAGACCGAATTGATGATGATGAATAG
- a CDS encoding lysophospholipid acyltransferase family protein, which translates to MNSFQKILSWIVTPIFVVAFFSTLCIFHVAQVIGLKLFGYKGHKKSVDYMIFWLMQALYTLGAKLPSSKQPNLPTDRPILIVANHQSMYDIPAIMRVFKKYHPKFVSKKEIEYGIPAISYNLRHGGSVLIDRKDRKQALTEMTKFSKYIAENNYAGCIFPEGTRSKDGKMLDFKPAGLLTMFKAMAETPPIVVPVVVDNFWRMQRYNFKPIPYGIHYYLKVLEPIDMKVWLEEGKSSTSLIAETEKRIKEALEESRK; encoded by the coding sequence ATGAACTCCTTTCAAAAAATTCTTTCTTGGATAGTTACACCTATCTTCGTTGTCGCTTTTTTTAGTACGCTTTGTATTTTTCACGTCGCACAAGTTATAGGTCTTAAACTTTTTGGATATAAAGGGCATAAAAAAAGTGTAGATTATATGATTTTTTGGCTGATGCAAGCCCTTTATACATTAGGCGCAAAGCTTCCTTCTTCAAAACAGCCCAATCTTCCTACCGACCGACCTATTTTGATTGTTGCCAATCACCAAAGTATGTACGACATTCCAGCTATTATGAGAGTGTTCAAAAAATATCATCCTAAGTTTGTCAGCAAAAAAGAGATTGAGTATGGAATACCTGCCATTTCGTATAATCTTCGCCACGGAGGTTCAGTGCTTATAGATAGAAAAGATAGGAAACAAGCTCTGACAGAAATGACAAAGTTTTCTAAATACATAGCAGAAAATAACTATGCAGGCTGTATTTTTCCAGAGGGAACACGTTCAAAAGATGGTAAAATGCTAGATTTTAAGCCAGCAGGACTCTTGACGATGTTTAAGGCAATGGCAGAAACTCCTCCTATTGTTGTGCCTGTGGTGGTAGATAACTTTTGGAGAATGCAACGCTATAACTTCAAGCCTATTCCTTATGGAATACATTATTATTTAAAGGTTTTAGAGCCTATTGACATGAAAGTATGGCTAGAAGAGGGAAAAAGCTCAACATCTTTGATTGCAGAAACAGAAAAAAGAATCAAAGAAGCCTTAGAGGAAAGCAGAAAATAA